The following are encoded in a window of Candidatus Jordarchaeales archaeon genomic DNA:
- a CDS encoding alkaline phosphatase family protein, with protein MPSGLISGEADCCAAVVILDGCSVKMLRRAHTPVISEVAKAGAATFRCRSVAPTATYTGHASIVTGTTPEVHGIVGNFFYDKAERRVVWFDVDDVNSYLEAPTIFEIIGGGGCVGEPVTRGATFKVSKEDVQARSVWEQDSYAISKAIRMVEDERPALLVVNMPGVDGVGERYGASSKESSRILEEDDKLIGRLQEALEECYEDYLLVVTADHGMVDVRENVDVKALLEEFNPVVCASHRFAHIYLEDVEGAERLLKRDGRFSVVVSRDEAGLISLRSARAGDLMVAAKPGYELSEQRLKGSHGGLSVDEVFVPLVVSKPEYADIVREGASIMDVARIVKRYLVERKCVREARRLLENVDPAHGWEHVERVLAYSTRLALKYGGDVETVRLASILHDVGKGVEGADHAERSADVAVSLLRGVLPGDRVDKISRVILRHHADPNELEELEEAVLWDCDKLDALGVVGFARCLEEEGWKKGGISSAVKHLERDTAAFAENMHFEETRRLARLKLRWGKWVLERLAAETGWRF; from the coding sequence ATGCCCAGCGGGTTAATCAGCGGTGAAGCTGACTGCTGCGCAGCAGTCGTCATCTTAGACGGGTGCAGCGTTAAAATGCTCAGAAGAGCGCACACTCCAGTGATAAGCGAGGTCGCCAAAGCAGGCGCCGCCACATTTAGGTGCCGCTCCGTCGCCCCGACAGCCACGTACACCGGTCACGCCTCGATAGTCACGGGCACCACACCTGAAGTGCACGGAATTGTCGGAAACTTCTTCTATGACAAGGCTGAGAGGAGAGTGGTCTGGTTTGACGTCGACGACGTCAACTCATACCTGGAAGCGCCGACGATTTTCGAGATCATTGGAGGCGGGGGGTGCGTCGGTGAGCCTGTTACGAGGGGGGCAACATTCAAAGTGTCCAAGGAGGATGTTCAGGCTAGGAGTGTGTGGGAGCAGGACTCTTACGCGATTTCCAAGGCTATAAGAATGGTCGAAGACGAGAGGCCGGCGCTCCTCGTGGTTAACATGCCGGGGGTTGACGGAGTGGGGGAGAGGTATGGTGCCTCGAGCAAGGAGTCCTCTAGAATACTGGAGGAGGACGATAAGCTGATCGGGAGGTTGCAGGAGGCCTTAGAGGAGTGCTATGAGGACTACCTGCTCGTGGTGACAGCTGACCACGGAATGGTTGACGTTAGGGAAAACGTGGATGTTAAGGCTTTATTGGAGGAGTTTAACCCTGTGGTTTGCGCTTCGCACAGGTTTGCCCACATATACTTGGAGGACGTGGAAGGAGCTGAGAGACTCCTCAAAAGGGATGGGAGGTTTAGTGTGGTTGTCTCGCGCGACGAAGCTGGGCTGATCTCCCTTAGGAGTGCACGCGCCGGGGACCTTATGGTCGCGGCTAAGCCGGGCTACGAGCTTAGCGAGCAAAGACTTAAGGGGAGCCATGGGGGTTTAAGCGTGGATGAGGTCTTCGTCCCACTTGTGGTAAGTAAACCGGAGTACGCGGATATAGTTAGGGAAGGTGCGTCAATAATGGATGTTGCAAGGATCGTCAAAAGGTATCTCGTCGAGAGGAAGTGCGTGAGGGAGGCGAGGCGGCTGCTTGAAAACGTGGACCCAGCACATGGATGGGAGCACGTGGAGAGGGTTCTCGCCTACTCTACGCGTTTAGCCTTGAAGTATGGGGGAGACGTTGAAACCGTGAGGCTTGCAAGCATACTTCACGACGTCGGTAAAGGAGTGGAGGGAGCCGACCACGCTGAGAGGAGCGCCGACGTGGCTGTCTCGCTCCTCCGCGGGGTGCTACCAGGCGACAGGGTCGATAAGATTTCCAGGGTTATCTTGCGCCACCACGCAGATCCAAACGAGCTGGAGGAGCTGGAAGAAGCTGTCCTCTGGGACTGTGACAAGCTTGACGCGCTGGGCGTCGTAGGCTTCGCAAGGTGCTTGGAAGAGGAGGGGTGGAAAAAGGGGGGTATAAGTAGCGCGGTGAAGCACTTGGAAAGGGACACTGCAGCGTTCGCCGAGAACATGCACTTTGAGGAGACAAGGCGTCTCGCGAGACTTAAGTTGAGGTGGGGAAAATGGGTCTTAGAAAGACTGGCCGCCGAAACAGGCTGGCGTTTTTGA
- a CDS encoding right-handed parallel beta-helix repeat-containing protein, with the protein MKVIVKDDDVDLSRVIRNASAGDEIVLERGDYIVGDAIVNANLSITGKGGGLTRLIIEGDGIICDGVMSLKIEGLSFISSSEGGIFNVRYGRVEMVNCEFAECRSSSFEIEVGVAVLDGCSFCRNEYGLLSREGSVVSVRNCKFSDNQAAAIWIEGGDVKIENSFFENNGLGVAATWNSRVKLTGNTFVNHRFDPAVVVMERASAVLLGNSFSNCRCGVLVSRYSTVTIEENTFTSCGDARTPAISISSNCSIKGNILESNKFSELRGAPLEVFK; encoded by the coding sequence TTGAAAGTTATAGTGAAGGACGATGACGTGGATCTCTCCCGCGTCATTCGTAACGCTTCCGCTGGGGACGAAATAGTGCTAGAGAGAGGGGACTACATCGTCGGGGACGCGATAGTTAACGCTAACTTGTCTATCACGGGTAAGGGTGGCGGGCTGACGAGACTCATAATTGAAGGAGACGGCATCATCTGTGACGGGGTGATGAGTCTCAAAATAGAGGGGTTGTCGTTCATCAGCTCAAGTGAGGGGGGAATATTCAATGTTAGGTATGGAAGAGTCGAGATGGTTAACTGCGAGTTCGCGGAGTGTAGGTCGTCTTCCTTCGAGATCGAGGTCGGAGTGGCCGTGCTCGACGGTTGCAGTTTCTGCAGAAACGAATACGGACTGCTGTCGAGGGAGGGAAGTGTGGTTTCCGTTAGAAACTGCAAGTTCTCAGATAACCAAGCTGCAGCCATCTGGATTGAGGGGGGAGACGTTAAAATCGAGAACAGCTTCTTCGAAAATAACGGGCTAGGCGTTGCGGCCACATGGAATTCCAGGGTTAAGCTCACCGGGAATACATTCGTAAATCACAGGTTTGACCCGGCAGTGGTGGTCATGGAAAGAGCAAGCGCGGTGCTACTCGGAAATTCCTTCAGTAATTGTCGCTGTGGGGTCCTCGTCTCCCGCTACTCGACGGTCACCATAGAGGAAAACACGTTCACCTCTTGCGGGGATGCTCGAACGCCAGCCATATCTATCAGCAGCAACTGCAGCATTAAGGGAAACATTCTTGAATCAAACAAGTTTTCAGAGCTACGCGGCGCCCCCCTAGAAGTTTTCAAGTAG
- a CDS encoding metallophosphoesterase, with translation MLIAATGDFHIGMKGKFREVFTLENIESCVRKLDYLPVSVFFFCGDLSMSRRYDARVRQALDLLRSVNARYRFMVPGNHDKWYDPSLQRVLSSPGDIKMLDGEGYLLDDLGIGVAGTMGWYDYSFSSRFSVEREKYEKAVKTTNAELRKLEAGLKSIEDAKLKIVVLHFSPTPETVKGDPLIETCGASKFMELLEAYEVDYVFHGHSHRCRDDSLEAVVGRVRVFNVACDKRCFSPLVLKLEREAT, from the coding sequence TTGCTCATAGCTGCAACAGGAGACTTCCACATAGGAATGAAGGGCAAGTTTAGAGAGGTTTTCACCCTTGAGAACATCGAGAGCTGTGTGAGGAAGCTCGACTACCTCCCGGTTAGCGTCTTCTTCTTCTGCGGCGACCTATCCATGTCTAGGCGTTACGACGCCAGGGTGAGGCAGGCCTTAGACCTCCTCCGCTCCGTTAATGCTAGGTACCGCTTCATGGTGCCGGGAAACCACGACAAGTGGTACGATCCAAGTCTTCAGAGGGTTCTCTCATCCCCGGGGGACATAAAGATGCTAGACGGGGAGGGATATCTTCTAGACGACTTGGGCATCGGGGTAGCTGGAACCATGGGGTGGTACGACTACTCCTTTAGCTCCAGGTTTAGCGTCGAACGCGAGAAGTACGAGAAGGCTGTAAAGACCACTAATGCTGAGCTTAGAAAGCTAGAGGCGGGGTTAAAGAGCATAGAGGATGCAAAGCTGAAAATAGTTGTACTGCACTTCTCCCCTACACCCGAAACTGTTAAAGGGGACCCGCTGATAGAAACCTGCGGTGCTTCAAAGTTCATGGAGCTACTGGAGGCCTACGAGGTGGACTATGTGTTTCACGGTCACAGTCACAGATGCCGCGACGACAGCTTGGAAGCCGTGGTTGGACGTGTGAGAGTGTTTAACGTTGCCTGCGATAAGAGGTGTTTCTCCCCGCTGGTGTTGAAGCTGGAAAGGGAGGCGACATAG
- a CDS encoding DUF166 family protein, which produces MKIYILYGDDFGEKVAGNLINFSTFCTSCGDACEHCRREYGSFAGYIYGLHRVPRDTPPFLENPEEYFPRDAPKCDLLIVVGVHHDILASVSSLAEVMGAKGVIVPIEDGSWCPVGLQKQVEKSLEEKGVVSAFPRPFCTLDERGTGDIIDRFVRECRVGRPVVEVEIEGDMIVRGRVVRTAPCGSTFYVMQQIKLTRIYRLNERIAEAHHAYPCTASMQYDKTIGDTYLHIGGYAIRSAVKEAIDRELLRQLRERERVSKKILVASQVARPL; this is translated from the coding sequence TTGAAGATATACATCCTTTATGGGGACGATTTTGGGGAAAAGGTCGCTGGCAACCTCATAAACTTTTCCACGTTTTGCACTTCTTGTGGTGACGCGTGTGAACACTGTAGACGCGAATATGGCTCTTTTGCAGGATACATCTACGGTCTTCACAGAGTCCCCCGGGACACTCCCCCTTTCTTGGAAAACCCAGAAGAATACTTTCCAAGAGACGCACCGAAATGCGACCTGCTAATCGTTGTTGGAGTGCACCATGATATTCTTGCAAGTGTATCCAGTTTAGCTGAGGTCATGGGGGCTAAGGGGGTTATAGTTCCCATTGAAGATGGAAGCTGGTGCCCGGTTGGCTTGCAGAAGCAGGTGGAGAAAAGTCTTGAAGAGAAGGGTGTTGTGAGCGCCTTCCCTAGGCCTTTTTGCACCCTAGACGAGAGGGGGACGGGCGACATAATAGACCGCTTCGTCAGGGAGTGTAGGGTTGGCAGGCCAGTCGTCGAAGTCGAGATTGAGGGAGATATGATAGTGAGGGGTCGCGTCGTCAGAACAGCGCCCTGCGGGAGCACTTTCTACGTCATGCAACAGATAAAACTGACGAGGATCTATAGGCTGAACGAGAGGATAGCTGAAGCACACCATGCCTACCCGTGCACTGCGTCCATGCAGTACGACAAGACGATAGGTGACACTTATCTTCACATCGGAGGCTACGCTATCAGGAGCGCGGTCAAGGAAGCTATAGATAGGGAGCTTCTTAGGCAGTTAAGGGAAAGAGAACGTGTGTCGAAGAAGATACTGGTGGCTTCACAGGTAGCTAGACCTCTCTAA
- a CDS encoding MoaD/ThiS family protein: protein MEGLGEVKVKVAFIHVIAKEVGVREEEVEVEGGASLKDLLDLLVRRHGEAFKKYVYDSDKGEVRGYAIVTVNGNVVQRSRVRDVKLNEGDRVFFGIGAGGG from the coding sequence GTGGAGGGGCTAGGAGAGGTGAAGGTTAAGGTTGCATTTATTCACGTGATAGCTAAGGAGGTTGGGGTGAGGGAGGAGGAGGTTGAAGTTGAAGGAGGCGCGAGCCTGAAGGATTTGCTCGATTTGCTGGTTAGGAGGCATGGTGAAGCCTTCAAGAAGTATGTCTATGACAGCGATAAAGGTGAGGTTAGGGGGTACGCCATAGTAACTGTGAACGGGAACGTGGTTCAAAGAAGTAGAGTGAGAGACGTTAAGTTGAATGAGGGGGACCGAGTGTTCTTCGGAATAGGTGCAGGTGGAGGGTGA
- a CDS encoding Lrp/AsnC family transcriptional regulator: MANGVAVVRPRVFPMSLFVKLDNKDKAILTILGENPDAPQEYIAEQIGISQPSVAVRLRKLKASGVLSKVVGVDPTKVGLYLAKVEITAKNPLELLESFKDCPYFVNGFLVSGRSNVCMLFVGENIETIETIVDSHIRPNSNVQSVEFNIVISAVRSFIVPLKMNFKPVESPPCGSKTKCKDCQYFQKNKCLGCPAVQHYKGNFWQQK; encoded by the coding sequence TTGGCTAATGGAGTGGCGGTTGTTCGCCCGAGGGTGTTCCCCATGTCTCTCTTCGTCAAGCTGGACAATAAGGATAAGGCTATTTTGACCATCTTGGGTGAAAACCCCGACGCCCCTCAGGAGTACATAGCGGAGCAGATAGGGATTTCTCAGCCCTCAGTCGCTGTAAGGTTGAGGAAGCTTAAAGCCTCAGGTGTTCTGTCGAAGGTTGTGGGCGTGGACCCAACGAAGGTTGGCCTCTACCTGGCGAAAGTAGAGATCACCGCAAAGAACCCCTTGGAGCTCCTCGAAAGCTTCAAGGACTGCCCCTACTTTGTAAATGGATTCCTAGTGTCGGGGAGGAGCAATGTTTGCATGCTATTCGTAGGGGAAAACATTGAAACTATAGAAACAATAGTCGACTCACACATTAGGCCGAACAGCAATGTTCAAAGTGTGGAGTTCAACATTGTGATATCAGCCGTCAGGAGCTTCATAGTTCCACTGAAAATGAACTTTAAACCTGTAGAGTCCCCTCCGTGCGGCTCCAAGACCAAGTGCAAGGACTGCCAGTACTTCCAGAAGAACAAGTGTCTAGGGTGCCCAGCGGTACAACATTACAAGGGCAACTTCTGGCAGCAAAAATAA